The following DNA comes from Methanosarcina vacuolata Z-761.
ATAACCAATGATGTATTTTGGATACTTTTTTAAAAATCAATCTGAAACATAATAAATTTAAAATAATTATATAATTTCAGTTAAAGATTTTTATATTGACAACCTATTCTCATTAATTTAATTATTAGTTTAACAACTACTGCAAGGACCTGACATATTAAGTAGATTCATTCTTGCTTTACTAGGTTTTGATTGCCAATAGTCGAATGCTAGCGGAGCCAGTTCTAATTTTTGGCGATTCAGAAGAATAAAAAAGCGTTCAAATCTAGCAAAGCATCCGACCTTCAGTAAGTTATCAAAGTTCCGGGATGTGCGGGTCTTCAATAGCTTGGAGAGTAGATATTATGCCTTTAAACGGATATGGTGTACTCAAAGGAAAGGCCATAGATACGAGGAATGGCCAGGGATCAAGCCCTCATTTTCAGGTGAAAGTAAGTAATGATGACCTCTTCAGGATAGCCATTAATGTCAAATCCCAGGTTGAGCCTTCAACTGTGCTCTACTATGCAGATGAAGATTTCAGCCATCCTATCCTGAAAGACCTTGTGAATCTACCCTTTGGTTTTAAGGAACTGGAGAGCAAGCCTGATGGAATGGCGCTGGACTTCATTCGAGGCAACCTCTTTGATGCCATGCAGATGAAACTGCTGCCTCCAGACCTTCCTGGGCCTGATAACGACCTCAATGAGCTTTTCCATAAATATGTACAGAAAGCAATTTCCATGGAGAACAGCGAAATCTATGCCTTTGGCCAGCGATGGGGGCCAGAGGAGGATAAGCGTGATAAATACTTCGGTTTCAAGCCTGGAAATGGTATACACGATATACATATGAACCAGGGAAATAGCT
Coding sequences within:
- a CDS encoding DUF2278 family protein; the protein is MPLNGYGVLKGKAIDTRNGQGSSPHFQVKVSNDDLFRIAINVKSQVEPSTVLYYADEDFSHPILKDLVNLPFGFKELESKPDGMALDFIRGNLFDAMQMKLLPPDLPGPDNDLNELFHKYVQKAISMENSEIYAFGQRWGPEEDKRDKYFGFKPGNGIHDIHMNQGNSSDWMNDDGVWQDGGIIFHYPDENRWVAVFLAFQSQSFHTEDATGHAIPEIVEKSVSIVAALVNPGAGFESSVTLLNATPEPIMLAGWKLVDRKKKKTGLTGTIDPGSTLRFPITQGYFKLPKTGGIITLLDDKGLKVDGVSYTEEDATREGWTIIF